Proteins from a single region of Starkeya sp. ORNL1:
- a CDS encoding sugar kinase, giving the protein MARVMTIGEVMVEFARGPDGRYGLAFGGDTFNTAVYLARAGVETGYATALGDDAFSDRIFAAASGEGIETTAMLRVTGRMPGLYVIDTDQRGERSFNYWRDTAPARELFELPGWETVAEALVEASMIYLSGVTLSLYSNVGLGRLLATLEFARERGSKIVFDGNFRPRGWAGDVGRARAVYAEALKRSSIALPTYDDEATLWGDGSPAATAERIATFGVNEIVVKNGANGALVRAAGVSHLVPIPEPIKAIDTTAAGDSFNAAYLAARLGDASPEAAAEAGHELAGRVIRHRGAIMPRQVNA; this is encoded by the coding sequence ATGGCCCGGGTGATGACGATCGGCGAAGTTATGGTGGAGTTCGCCCGCGGCCCGGATGGACGCTACGGGCTCGCCTTCGGCGGCGACACCTTCAACACCGCGGTCTATCTCGCCCGCGCCGGGGTCGAGACCGGCTATGCCACCGCGCTCGGCGACGATGCCTTCTCGGACCGCATCTTCGCCGCCGCCAGCGGTGAAGGCATCGAGACCACGGCCATGCTGCGCGTGACCGGACGCATGCCGGGCCTCTATGTGATCGACACCGACCAGCGCGGCGAGCGCTCCTTCAATTATTGGCGCGACACCGCGCCGGCCCGCGAGCTGTTCGAACTGCCAGGCTGGGAGACCGTCGCCGAAGCGCTGGTGGAAGCCAGCATGATCTATCTCTCCGGCGTCACGCTCTCGCTCTATTCCAATGTCGGCCTCGGCCGCCTGCTGGCGACGCTGGAGTTTGCCCGCGAGCGCGGCAGCAAGATCGTGTTCGACGGTAATTTCCGCCCGCGCGGCTGGGCCGGCGATGTCGGGCGCGCCCGCGCCGTCTATGCCGAGGCGCTGAAGCGCTCCTCGATCGCGCTGCCGACCTACGATGACGAGGCGACGCTGTGGGGCGACGGCTCGCCCGCCGCGACCGCCGAGCGTATCGCCACCTTCGGGGTGAACGAGATCGTGGTGAAGAACGGGGCGAACGGCGCGCTGGTACGTGCCGCCGGCGTCTCGCATCTGGTGCCGATCCCGGAGCCGATCAAGGCCATCGACACCACGGCGGCCGGCGACAGCTTCAACGCCGCTTATCTCGCCGCCCGGCTCGGCGATGCCAGCCCCGAGGCGGCGGCGGAAGCCGGCCACGAGCTTGCCGGCCGCGTCATCCGCCACCGCGGCGCGATCATGCCCCGGCAGGTGAATGCCTGA
- a CDS encoding lysozyme inhibitor LprI family protein translates to MGRRNRLILLSFPLLVVACASAWAHAPANCKREGATPRDYLDCLGNSQKDGEKQLERTMAGALAAIRADEAISQVQRTRWANLMEESQSRFVYWRNFECQSIAPYEGGAAKQMVGGRLGSGIGALEQRLVCLIERNDARIADISRRYPPPAGWTYTEPTPPAEVLAPTPPPPSGPVRVIEMPGQP, encoded by the coding sequence ATGGGACGCCGCAACCGGCTGATCCTGCTAAGTTTCCCCCTCCTGGTCGTCGCTTGCGCATCAGCCTGGGCGCATGCCCCCGCGAACTGCAAGCGCGAAGGCGCGACGCCGCGCGACTATCTCGACTGCCTCGGCAATTCACAGAAGGACGGCGAGAAGCAGTTGGAGCGCACCATGGCCGGGGCGCTGGCGGCGATTCGCGCCGATGAGGCGATTTCCCAGGTCCAGCGCACCCGGTGGGCCAATCTGATGGAGGAATCGCAGAGCCGCTTCGTCTATTGGCGCAATTTTGAATGCCAGAGCATCGCGCCTTACGAGGGTGGCGCCGCCAAGCAGATGGTCGGCGGCCGGCTGGGCAGCGGCATCGGTGCGCTGGAGCAGCGCCTGGTCTGCCTGATCGAGCGCAATGATGCGCGCATCGCCGATATCTCCCGGCGCTATCCGCCGCCCGCCGGCTGGACCTATACCGAGCCCACCCCGCCCGCTGAGGTGCTGGCCCCCACGCCGCCGCCCCCTTCCGGCCCGGTCCGTGTCATCGAGATGCCGGGCCAGCCCTGA
- a CDS encoding pyridoxal phosphate-dependent aminotransferase translates to MSSSALRARPHTIAAFDRIGEENAFAVLARATALASEGRDIINLGIGQPDFSTPAHIVEAAVKALRDGHHGYTPSVGIQPLREAVAADVHRRLGAEIDPGRLMIVPGGKVTMFAAILIFGEPGAEILYPDPGFPIYRSMIEFTGATPIPVPIREENGFGFTAEEVLGLITPATRLLILNSPANPTGGVTPKAEIDALVAGLAAHPQVAILSDEIYDQFLFDGEEHATLLAYPEIRDRLILLNGWSKTYAMTGWRMGWSLWPDGLFEAARKLAVNAWSCVNAPAQFGALAALTGPQDAVATMVGEFDRRRHLIVEGLNSLPGVSCATPKGAFYAFPNITGTRWNSAKALASALLEDAGVATIGGPDFGIHGEGYIRLSYANSAENIRKALERMGNFLAQGHAA, encoded by the coding sequence ATGAGTTCATCCGCCCTGCGTGCGCGCCCCCACACCATCGCCGCCTTCGACCGCATCGGCGAAGAGAATGCCTTCGCCGTGCTGGCCCGCGCTACGGCGCTGGCGAGCGAGGGGCGCGACATCATCAATCTCGGCATCGGCCAGCCGGATTTCTCCACGCCGGCCCATATCGTCGAGGCGGCGGTGAAGGCGCTGCGCGACGGCCATCACGGCTACACCCCCTCCGTCGGCATCCAGCCGCTGCGCGAGGCAGTGGCGGCCGACGTCCACCGCCGGCTCGGCGCCGAGATCGACCCCGGCCGGCTGATGATCGTGCCGGGCGGCAAGGTGACGATGTTCGCCGCCATATTGATCTTCGGCGAGCCCGGCGCGGAGATCCTCTATCCGGATCCCGGCTTCCCGATCTACCGCTCGATGATCGAATTCACCGGGGCGACCCCGATCCCGGTGCCGATCCGCGAGGAGAACGGCTTCGGCTTCACGGCGGAGGAGGTGCTTGGCCTGATCACGCCGGCAACGCGTCTGCTCATTCTGAACTCCCCCGCCAACCCGACCGGCGGCGTGACGCCCAAGGCGGAGATCGACGCTCTGGTGGCGGGCCTCGCCGCGCATCCGCAGGTCGCCATCCTCTCCGACGAGATCTATGACCAGTTCCTGTTCGACGGCGAGGAGCACGCCACGCTGCTCGCCTATCCCGAGATCCGCGACCGGCTGATCCTGCTCAATGGCTGGTCCAAGACCTATGCCATGACCGGCTGGCGCATGGGCTGGTCGCTGTGGCCGGACGGGCTGTTCGAGGCGGCGCGCAAGCTTGCGGTCAATGCCTGGTCCTGCGTCAACGCCCCCGCCCAGTTCGGCGCGCTGGCGGCGCTGACCGGCCCGCAGGATGCGGTGGCGACCATGGTCGGCGAGTTCGACCGCCGCCGGCATTTGATCGTGGAAGGGCTCAATAGTCTTCCCGGCGTCTCCTGCGCGACGCCGAAGGGGGCGTTCTACGCCTTCCCGAACATCACCGGGACGCGGTGGAATTCGGCCAAGGCGCTCGCCTCCGCCTTGCTCGAAGACGCCGGGGTCGCCACCATAGGCGGACCGGACTTCGGGATTCACGGTGAAGGCTATATCCGTCTTTCCTACGCCAACTCCGCAGAGAATATCCGCAAGGCGCTGGAGCGCATGGGCAACTTCCTCGCGCAAGGACACGCCGCATGA